A stretch of the Stegostoma tigrinum isolate sSteTig4 chromosome 34, sSteTig4.hap1, whole genome shotgun sequence genome encodes the following:
- the LOC125446386 gene encoding zinc finger protein 271-like isoform X1, producing MRSASVDYHNTKDYMEEKPFKCDVCDRAFRQLSAFVNHRRIHTGEKPFKCEECNKSFARSSGLVNHRPVHTGKKPFMCKVCNKSFSWSSDLRTHQRTHTGEKPFTCEVCDKSFSQSGNLRTHQRIHTGEKLFICEVCEKSFSQLGNLRTHQRIHTGEKPFSCEVCDKSFSYSSALHVHQRIHTGEKPFMCDVCDKSFSQSSKLHAHHQIHTGEKPFKCEVCDKSFSDSSSLLLHQMIHTGEKPFTCEVCDKSFSQLGNLRRHQRIHTGEKAFMCKVCNKSFSDSSTLLLHHSIHTGEKPFTCEVCDKSFSQLGNLRRHQRIHTGENPFICNAHIKSFSLSMHLHRHEHIHTGEKLFTCEVCAKSFSDSSSLLLHQRIHTGEKPFTCEVCDKSFSQLGNLRRHQRIHTGEKLFTCELCDKSFATSTSLLLHHSIHTGEKPFRCNMCDRSFSQLGNLHRHRRIHTGEKMFTRDICDKSFSELSKFCAHHHNHT from the coding sequence ATGCGAAGTGCATCTGTTGATTACCATAATACAAAAGACTACATGGAAGAGAAACCCTTCAAGTGTGACGTGTGTGATCGAGCTTTCAGACAGTTATCAGCATTTGTAAATCACCGACGcatccacactggggagaaaccattcaagtGTGAGGAATGTAACAAGAGCTTTGCACGGTCATCAGGTCTAGTCAACCATCGGCCTGTTCACACTGGGAAGAAACCATTCATGTGCAAGGTGTGTAACAAATCATTCTCCTGGTCATCAGATCTTCGCACACACCAACGGactcacacaggggagaaacccttCACATGTgaagtgtgtgacaaatcattctcacaaTCCGGGAACCTCCGTACgcaccaacgcattcacactggggagaagctgtTCATCTGTGAGGTATGTGAAAAATCATTCTCTCAGTTAGGGAACCTCCGTACACatcaacgcattcacacaggggagaaaccattctcatgcgaggtgtgtgacaaatcattctcataTTCATCAGCCCTCCATGTtcaccaacgcattcacacaggtGAGAAGCCATTTATGTGTGATGTGTGCGACAAATCATTCTCACAGTCATCAAAGCTTCATGCTCACCACCaaattcacacaggggagaaaccattcaagtgtgaggtgtgtgacaaatcattctctgaTTCCTCAAGCCTCCTGCTCCATCAGATGATTCACACAGGAGAAAAACCATTCacatgtgaggtgtgtgacaaatcattctcacagCTAGGGAACCTCCGCAGACACCAACgtattcacacaggagagaaagcATTTATGTGTAAGGTGTGTAACAAATCATTCTCTGActcatcaactctcctgctccatCACAGCATTCACACCGGGGAAAAACCATTCACATGCGAGGTGTGTGATAAATCATTCTCACAGTTGGGAAATCTCCGTAGACACCAACgcatccacacaggggagaaTCCATTCATATGTAATGCACATATTAAATCATTCTCGCTGTCAATGCATCTTCACAGACATGAAcacattcacacaggggagaaactgTTTACGTGTGAGGTGTGTGCAAAATCATTCTCTGACTCATCGAGCCTTCTGCTCCACCAAAGGATTCACACAGGGGAAAAGCCATTCACATGTGAGGTGTGTGATAAATCATTCTCACAGTTGGGGAACCTCCGCAGACACCAACGTATTCATACAGGAGAGAAACTGTTCACATGTGAGCTATGTGACAAATCATTTGCCACCTCCACAAGCCTCCTGCTCCATCAcagcattcacactggggagaaaccattcaggtgCAACATGTGTGACAGATCATTCTCACAGCTGGGGAATCTCCACAGACACCGACGCATCCACACAGGAGAAAAAATGTTTACACGCGACATATGTGACAAATCTTTCTCTGAGTTATCAAAGTTCTGTGCTCATCATCACAATCACACATAA
- the LOC125446396 gene encoding gastrula zinc finger protein XlCGF71.1-like — protein MRDKLIDRSSKTFSCKLCDKSFSQSSSLHVHQRIHTGEKPFTCEVCDKSFSDSSTLRKHQRIHTGEKPFTCEVCDKSFSDSSNFRAHQRIHTGEKPFTCEVCNKSFLKVTNLRAHRRIHTGEKPFTCEVCNKSFSKLTNLRRHQHIHTGEKLFSCEVCDKAFTQSSNLLDHQTVHTGEKPFKCEICDKAFATSTRLLRHQRIHTGEKPFKCYVCEMSFIQTSDLLRHQRIHTG, from the coding sequence ATGAGAGACAAACTGATCGATAGAAGCAGCAAGACTTTCAGCTGCAAGCTCTGTGACAAAtcattttcacagtcatcatccCTTCATGtgcaccaacgcattcacacCGGTGAGAAACCATTTACATGTgaagtgtgtgacaaatcattctcagacTCATCAACCCTCCGTAAACACCAGCGTATTCACACAGGGGAAAAACCATTCacatgtgaggtgtgtgacaaatcattctctgaTTCATCAAACTTCCGTGCACATCAACGTATTcatactggggagaaaccatttacGTGTGAAGTGTGCAACAAATCATTTTTGAAGGTAACAAATCTCCGTGCACACCgacgcattcacacaggggagaaaccattcacatgtgaGGTGTGTAACAAATCTTTTTCAAAATTAACAAACCTCCGCAGACATCAACACATTCACACGGGGGAGAAGCTGTTCTCCTGCGAAGTGTGTGACAAAGCATTTACACAGTCGTCAAATCTCCTAGACCATCAGACAGTGCACACAGGAGAAAAACCCTTCAAGTGTGAAATCTGTGATAAAGCTTTTGCCACATCTACAAGGCTGCTGAGACACCAGAGaatccacacaggggagaaaccattcaaatGTTACGTTTGTGAAATGTCTTTTATCCAAACATCAGATCTCCTGAGGCACCAGCGGATTCACACAGGGTAA